The genomic interval ATCACGCTCATCGCCACCGGAGAGCCTACACCGACAGTGCCAAGACCATAGGTACCGTCCTCAGCGTGGACGGCCACAATGATATTCGTCATTGGATCGCCGTGTTCAGCTCCCGGCTGCCTACGACCAAGCCTGGAGTCTCGGGGATCGTGCAGGATATCCAGCGGCGTCGTGCTCCACCACGAGCGTGGCTGATCGTTTCGGGGCTCGCGCAGGGCAAACAGTTCAATGGCGGCTATTCGCATGGTTCAAGTTCCTCGGTAGTCGGAAAAGTGGTTAGTTGTACCCGGCAAAGAGTGGGGTTACGGCCCGCAACGCCCGGGCGGTAACGAAGAAGCCTTCCGGCTGCCGGTTGAGCAGCCAGGGCTTCGGCGGAGAGCCCGTACCGGGAAGTGGTAATATACAGCTCCGTCAAGGAGTGTCCCGCGAAGGCGACGCTGGTCGGACGCTGGACAGGCACGGGTAGCTGGTACAGCAGGTCCCCTTCAGGGCTGTAGCAACGCACCTCCCAGCCGTCCCACATGGCGATCCAGAGATTTCCCTCTGCATCAACGGTCAGCCCATCCGGCTCACCTGCGGCGTCTGACAGATCGAGAACCGTTCGCTGGCTGCCGAGGATGCCCGTGTCGACGTCATAGTCGTAGCCCTTGATGAGACCAGTGGCGGAGTCCGTGAAGTACATCAAGGTACCGTCTGCATTCCAGTCGATTCCGTTCGGGATGGATACGGGCTCAATGATCTTCTCGACTTGCTGATCGAGATCCAGCCGATAAAGCGCCCCGGCATCAGGTTCTGCTCCATAAGACATGGACCCAGCCAAAAACCTGCCGGCTCCATCACAGGCGCCATCGTTCATCCTCAGCCGGGGCTGGTCCGCTATGACTCCGGATAGGCGATGAAGTCGGCCCTCGTACAGATGCGCGAAGCCGTCCCTGGTGGCCGCTATGAGTCCTCCTGAGGCGTGAGGACTAATTGCCGTGATCTCCGTCTGGAATGCGTCGGATGAATAAATAGTGTCCAAACCCCAGTGGTGGACGATTCCAGCTGTAATATCCACCCAATGCAGCATCGAATCCACGGGATCCCAGGTGGGAGATTCGCCATGAAGACAGATCGGGCCCCCAAGGACCTCAAGCCTGCCCGGTTCGTGGCTGCCAACGACAGGCTCGGTGTGATCAAGGTATTCCAACGTGGAGCGAATCCTTCCTCGCATCATATGGTGACCAAAGCCGTGTAGGCATCCACATGAGCGCACATAGCAACTTAGCAACTTCTACTATATGCTAGAAACAGCCAATCGGAGGTCCAATATGTCAGTTGTTTCTCGTCGCACCCTCACCGACCAGGTGAGTGAGGCGCTGTTGAAGATCATCGTTGACGATGAGATGTCAACAGGAGATCCTCTACCGCCAGCCGGCGAACTGGCAAAGCGCTTTGACGTCAGCACCGTCGTTATCCGCGAAGCGGTCGCACAACTCGCAGGTCGGGGAGCGTTGTCACGCCGCCAGGGACGGGAGCCCGTTGTAGCCTTGCCCGGAGCGGATATTCTGGCCGAAATTCTGACGATGCATGGCCGGCAGGAGAATATACCGCCATCTGACTTTCTGGTATGCCGTGCCGCCCTCGAATTGGAATCCGCGGCACTCGCGGCCCTGAATCTGGGCGAGCACTCCCGGGCATTGGCGCTCGAACCAGCTCTCGCCACCTTGCGGGGCGCCAAAAGACGCGAGGCGATTGTCGAAGCCGACCTTGCGCTCCACCTGGCGATTGCTGAATTGTCCGGCAACCGTGCACTCAAAGTCATTCTGATGAGTCTTGTTGACGTCATCGCCACGGAAATCACTCGGCGCACTCCGGAGGAGAACGAAGAATACCGGTGTGCATCGCTGCGCGATCACGAAGCCATTGTCACGGCGATCGTTTCCGGGGATGCAGCCGCTGCGCGGCGCAGCATGGCTGCACATTTCGACGCCGCCATGCCGGGGTATGCCAACGGCTCTCATTAGATGCTCCTCGGGCGTTCACTGGCAGCAGGTTGCATAGGCGCTCCGAGCACCATCACGGATCCCCTGGTGAGCCGGCAGTGGCCGCGCATTCGCGCCCAGAAAGGCACTGTCGTCCCCCTCTACGGCGGCCATTGGATCGCTGTCCTGTTGGTCATCGATCAGCCGGCCACGATCGGAGCGCTCCCCGTCGCGGTCGCCCCAGCGGCGGTGTCATCGTCGGGTGGCTCTACCCGTGATGAAGCGGCCATCGCCGAAGCTGCCCGGACCATACCGCACGCTGCCCTCCATGACAGCCATGCTCTGCGGCTTCGATGACGACCTGGCCAAACAGGCCACCGCAGAGGATCCGCGGCCTGCTGACCGAGATCTACCGGCACTGGATCCTGTCCTTGGCCCGTGGAGAGACCTGCTGGCTGCGGACCTGACCGACCCCCGGAGCCCTCCGCCCATGCACGACGGAGCCGGATCGGAGCGGCAGCTGAGCTTCTGGTCGCTTTGAGCCCTGAAGCGTTGGCAGCCGCCAGTATCTCATCACTGCCGAGTCGGTCATACGTCGAGATCGAACGTGAGTTCGGAATGGTTGCGGAGACGTCCCCGACCGCGAATACGGGCCGGGCACTTCGCCGTTTGGCTCTCGTCATACCCGTCATGCGGGCCAGGTCCCTGAATTCACGGGCTGCCGGAATGATTCCGGAGTGTCTGATTTCAGTCCCCAAACTCTCGTGTTAACGCCAACCGAAAATAGGGCCAGGAACGCCAACTGAAAATAGGGCCACCGACCATTATGGAAGGTGATCAATTTGGATGATTGGGCGGAGATACGCCACCTGTTTTCGACGGGTAAGCACTCGAAGCGTGAGATCGGCAGGATCGTGGGGGTTTCCCGCGGAACGGTGGACCGGGCGCTGGAGTCGGACCGGGCACCGAAGTATCAGCGGGCGGCCGGAGTGTCGAGTTTTGATGCGTTTGCTCCCAGGGTGCGGGAGTTGTTGGTGAAGACGCCGACGATGCCGGCCGCGACGCTCGCGGAGCGGGTGGGCTGGTCCGGTTCCGCGTCTTTGTTCCGGGCGAAGGTCGCCGCGATCCGGCCTGAATACGCCCCGCCGGACCCGGCCGACCGCCTTGTCCACGAGCCGGGTTTCCAGGTCCAGTGCGATCTCTGGTTCCCGCACGAGCCGCTGCCCGTCGGTGAGGGCCAGAATGACACGCCCCCGGTGCTGGTGATGACTTCGGCGTTCTCGGGTTTCATCCAGGCGCGGATGCTGCCGTCGCGGACGACGCCGGACCTTCTGGGCGGAATGTGGACTCTGCTGCAGGACGCGCAGGCGGTTCCGTCGCGGCTGTTGTGGGACAACGAGTCAGGCATCGGCAGGCGCCGGCCCACGGAGCCGGTGGCCGCGTTCGCCGGGTCCCTGGGGTTGGAGATCAAGCTGCTTCCGCCGCGGGATCCGGAGTCCAAGGGCATGGTCGAGCGGATGAACAGGTTCTTCCGGCAACGCTTCATGCCGGGCCGGGACTTCCGTTCCCCAGCGGATTTCAACGGCCAGCTGGAGGACTGGCTGCCCAAGGCCAATCACCGGTACTCGCGGTCCCGCCACGGCCGCCCGGACGAGCTGATCGTCCTGGACCGGGAAAGGATGCGGGAACTGCCGCCGGTGACCCCGGAGGCGGTGTTCCGCAACGCGGTGCGGCTGCCGCGGGATTACTACGTGCGGGTGTTCTCCAACGACTATTCCGTTGACCCTTCGTTCATTGGTCGGATCGTTGATGTCATCGCTGATCTGGACACCGTCTGGGTCACCCATGAGGGTGTCATCATCGCCACCCATGTCCGGGCATGGGCCCGGCATCTGGTGGTGACTGATCCGGCCCACGTTGCCCGCGCGGCGGTGATGCGCCGGGACTTCCGGACCCAAAGGGTGCACCGCCCCGAACCCGAGGAAGCGGTGCAGGTGCGGGACCTGGCCGCCTATGACGAGATCTTCGGCATCGATCTCGGCCAACAGCCGACCCTTCTGGAGGTGGCGTCATGACCGGGACGCCGTCACAGATCGAGTACTACGCCCGGGCCCTGCGCGCACCGCGGATCAGCGACGGGTTCCGCCGCCTCGGGGACCAGGCCCGGGACGCCGGCTGGTCCCATGAGGAGTATCTGGCCGCGGTCCTCTCCCGGGAAGTTTCCGAACGCGAAGCCTCCGGAGCCGCGACCCGGATCAAGGCCGCGAGGTTCCCGGCCCACAAGGATCTGGAGGAGTTCAACTTCGAGCATCAGCCCTCCGCGGACCGGAACCTCATCGTTCACCTGGGCACCGGGGTGTTCCTCTCCGAGGCCAAAAACGTGGTCCTGCTCGGGCCGCCCGGCACGGGCAAAACGCACCTCGCGGTCGGCATCGGTATCAAGGCAGCCAAGGCCGGGCACCGGGTTCTCTTCGACTCCGCCACCGGCTGGGTCGCCCGCCTCCAGGAAGCCCATTCCCGCGGGAAACTCGCCCAGGAACTGGTCAAACTCCGCCGCTACAGCCTCCTGGTGGTCGACGAAGTAGGCTATATCCCGTTTGACCAGGACGCGGCGAACCTGTTCTTCCAGCTTGTCTCCAGCCGCTACGAACACGCGTCCATGATTCTGACGTCCAATCTCCCGTTCGCCCGCTGGGGCGATGTCTTCGGGGACCTGACCATCGCCTCGGCCAT from Pseudarthrobacter sp. SSS035 carries:
- a CDS encoding SMP-30/gluconolactonase/LRE family protein, producing MCLHGESPTWDPVDSMLHWVDITAGIVHHWGLDTIYSSDAFQTEITAISPHASGGLIAATRDGFAHLYEGRLHRLSGVIADQPRLRMNDGACDGAGRFLAGSMSYGAEPDAGALYRLDLDQQVEKIIEPVSIPNGIDWNADGTLMYFTDSATGLIKGYDYDVDTGILGSQRTVLDLSDAAGEPDGLTVDAEGNLWIAMWDGWEVRCYSPEGDLLYQLPVPVQRPTSVAFAGHSLTELYITTSRYGLSAEALAAQPAAGRLLRYRPGVAGRNPTLCRVQLTTFPTTEELEPCE
- a CDS encoding FadR/GntR family transcriptional regulator: MSVVSRRTLTDQVSEALLKIIVDDEMSTGDPLPPAGELAKRFDVSTVVIREAVAQLAGRGALSRRQGREPVVALPGADILAEILTMHGRQENIPPSDFLVCRAALELESAALAALNLGEHSRALALEPALATLRGAKRREAIVEADLALHLAIAELSGNRALKVILMSLVDVIATEITRRTPEENEEYRCASLRDHEAIVTAIVSGDAAAARRSMAAHFDAAMPGYANGSH
- the istA gene encoding IS21 family transposase, producing the protein MINLDDWAEIRHLFSTGKHSKREIGRIVGVSRGTVDRALESDRAPKYQRAAGVSSFDAFAPRVRELLVKTPTMPAATLAERVGWSGSASLFRAKVAAIRPEYAPPDPADRLVHEPGFQVQCDLWFPHEPLPVGEGQNDTPPVLVMTSAFSGFIQARMLPSRTTPDLLGGMWTLLQDAQAVPSRLLWDNESGIGRRRPTEPVAAFAGSLGLEIKLLPPRDPESKGMVERMNRFFRQRFMPGRDFRSPADFNGQLEDWLPKANHRYSRSRHGRPDELIVLDRERMRELPPVTPEAVFRNAVRLPRDYYVRVFSNDYSVDPSFIGRIVDVIADLDTVWVTHEGVIIATHVRAWARHLVVTDPAHVARAAVMRRDFRTQRVHRPEPEEAVQVRDLAAYDEIFGIDLGQQPTLLEVAS
- the istB gene encoding IS21-like element helper ATPase IstB, whose product is MTGTPSQIEYYARALRAPRISDGFRRLGDQARDAGWSHEEYLAAVLSREVSEREASGAATRIKAARFPAHKDLEEFNFEHQPSADRNLIVHLGTGVFLSEAKNVVLLGPPGTGKTHLAVGIGIKAAKAGHRVLFDSATGWVARLQEAHSRGKLAQELVKLRRYSLLVVDEVGYIPFDQDAANLFFQLVSSRYEHASMILTSNLPFARWGDVFGDLTIASAMIDRIVHHADVISLKGNSYRIKRHQPDASTAQ